The following are encoded in a window of Sulfitobacter sp. S190 genomic DNA:
- the lipB gene encoding lipoyl(octanoyl) transferase LipB, translating into MVEWITSHGLTDYRRAEAWMETRAAQIAQGTADECIWLVEHPPLYTAGTSARPADLIDPDRFDVFDTKRGGQYTYHGPGQRVAYVLLDVGARGRDVRRFVQDLEGWVIDTLAQFGVTGEIREGRVGVWVSRPEKPRNAAGHVAEDKIAAIGIRLRKWISFHGISINVEPDLSHFDGIVPCGIAQHGVTSLVDLGLPVTMDDLDLALRESFARRFGPRPAHG; encoded by the coding sequence ATGGTGGAATGGATCACATCGCACGGGTTGACCGATTACCGCCGCGCCGAGGCGTGGATGGAGACCCGCGCCGCGCAAATCGCGCAGGGCACGGCCGACGAATGCATCTGGCTGGTCGAGCATCCGCCCCTTTACACCGCCGGGACATCCGCCAGACCCGCCGATCTGATTGACCCCGACCGGTTCGATGTCTTCGACACGAAACGCGGGGGGCAGTATACCTATCACGGGCCGGGGCAGCGGGTGGCGTATGTGCTGCTGGATGTGGGCGCGCGCGGGCGCGATGTGCGCAGGTTTGTGCAAGACCTCGAAGGATGGGTGATCGACACGCTGGCCCAGTTCGGCGTGACCGGTGAGATCCGCGAGGGGCGCGTGGGCGTCTGGGTCAGTCGGCCCGAAAAGCCGCGCAACGCGGCCGGTCATGTGGCCGAGGACAAGATTGCCGCGATCGGTATCCGATTGCGTAAATGGATCAGTTTCCACGGCATTTCGATCAACGTGGAGCCGGATCTGTCGCATTTTGACGGGATCGTCCCCTGCGGCATTGCGCAACACGGTGTGACCAGTCTGGTCGATCTGGGGCTGCCGGTGACGATGGATGATCTGGACCTGGCGCTGCGCGAGAGTTTTGCCCGCCGGTTCGGACCGCGGCCCGCGCACGGCTGA
- a CDS encoding response regulator, with protein MTPINRILLVDDDAVTNLMHTRIIRKSGKAAHIDVATDGLQALELIKSDLAAARALPELVFLDINMPRMGGFEFLEEYAKLGLPVGEQLIIVMLSTSLLHADHARAEADPHVHSFSDKPLRTEKLLEVIAEYQRLHGRGADAA; from the coding sequence ATGACCCCCATCAACCGCATCCTGCTCGTCGATGACGACGCCGTCACCAACCTCATGCACACCCGCATCATCCGCAAATCGGGCAAGGCCGCGCATATCGACGTGGCCACCGACGGCCTGCAAGCGCTCGAACTGATCAAATCCGATCTCGCCGCCGCGCGCGCCCTGCCGGAACTCGTATTTCTGGACATCAACATGCCGCGCATGGGCGGTTTCGAATTTCTCGAGGAATACGCAAAGCTGGGTCTGCCGGTGGGCGAACAGCTGATCATCGTGATGCTGTCCACATCGCTGTTGCACGCCGATCATGCCCGGGCCGAGGCCGATCCCCACGTCCACAGCTTTTCGGACAAACCCCTGCGGACCGAAAAACTGCTCGAGGTGATTGCCGAGTACCAGCGGCTGCACGGGCGCGGTGCCGATGCCGCCTGA
- a CDS encoding PAS domain-containing sensor histidine kinase yields MPLRHLPYDTAAPAHSAAAAALQPWSVERIVELMPGFIYVYNHRTQANEYTNRSVGQYLGYDPDELRAMGDALFLQITHPQDLPKLIAHVGAMQDLDADGTLWLDYRIRAKDGRTVWLRSVDRIFERGTDGHVLRHIGCATDITAEKQSSLDLASAHAQLTEQAEELRQLTFVATHDLKVPVNNLARLSLMLQDCADDLSPDVRELVDWLNRAAEQANEKIASLVHVSQIRDEPVAPDPLIDPRGAIAAALWGMRARLRAAGARLVLQVERGLRVRFHPDDLRAVLHSLLQNACDYADATRPLTITIRAHATANGLAIAVQDTGTGIDLPRDEENLFGLFKRLHVDPPGQGVALYCARTLVQRRGGTLQAQGAPGQGATFTLTIPRARTQP; encoded by the coding sequence GTGCCCCTGCGCCATCTGCCCTACGATACCGCCGCCCCCGCGCACAGTGCCGCTGCCGCCGCGCTGCAGCCGTGGTCGGTCGAACGTATCGTCGAGCTGATGCCGGGCTTCATCTATGTCTACAATCACCGGACGCAGGCGAATGAATACACCAACCGCTCCGTGGGGCAGTATCTCGGCTACGATCCGGACGAATTGCGCGCGATGGGCGATGCCCTCTTTCTGCAGATCACCCACCCGCAGGATTTGCCCAAACTGATCGCCCATGTCGGCGCGATGCAGGATCTCGACGCCGACGGCACGCTCTGGCTCGACTACCGCATCCGTGCAAAGGACGGGCGCACCGTCTGGTTGCGCTCCGTCGACCGCATCTTCGAGCGGGGCACAGACGGGCACGTGCTGCGCCACATCGGATGCGCCACCGACATCACCGCCGAAAAGCAAAGCAGTCTCGATCTGGCCAGCGCCCACGCGCAATTGACCGAACAGGCCGAAGAACTGCGCCAGCTTACCTTCGTGGCGACCCATGATCTGAAGGTGCCGGTCAACAATCTGGCGCGGCTGAGCCTGATGCTGCAGGATTGTGCCGACGATCTGTCGCCGGACGTGCGCGAACTTGTCGATTGGCTCAACCGCGCCGCCGAGCAGGCCAACGAAAAAATCGCGAGCCTCGTGCATGTCTCGCAAATCCGCGACGAACCGGTCGCCCCCGATCCGCTGATCGACCCGCGCGGTGCCATCGCGGCGGCGCTGTGGGGCATGCGGGCACGGCTGCGCGCGGCGGGGGCGCGGCTCGTCCTGCAGGTGGAGCGGGGCCTTCGGGTGCGCTTTCATCCCGACGACCTGCGCGCCGTCCTGCACAGCCTGCTGCAAAACGCCTGCGACTACGCCGATGCCACGCGGCCGTTGACCATCACCATCCGCGCCCACGCCACCGCAAACGGACTCGCCATCGCGGTGCAGGACACCGGCACCGGCATCGACCTGCCGCGCGACGAGGAAAATTTATTCGGGCTTTTCAAACGCCTGCACGTCGATCCGCCGGGGCAGGGCGTCGCGCTCTATTGCGCCCGTACGCTTGTCCAGCGGCGCGGCGGCACGCTGCAGGCACAGGGCGCGCCGGGACAGGGCGCCACCTTCACTCTCACGATTCCCCGCGCAAGGACACAGCCATGA
- the ctaD gene encoding cytochrome c oxidase subunit I, producing MADAAIHGHDHEDERGFFTRWFMSTNHKDIGILYLIVSAFVGFISVAFTVYMRLELMDPGVQYMCMEGARMFADASATCTPNGHLWNVLITGHGILMMFFVVIPALFGGFGNYFMPLQIGAPDMAFPRMNNLSFWLYVAGTSLAICSVLLPGGNDQAGSGVGWVLYPPLSVKEGGMSMDFAIFAVHVSGASSILGAINMITTFLNMRAPGMTLFKVPLFSWSIFVTSWLILLSLPVLAGAITMLLMDRNFGFAFFDPAGGGDPVLYQHILWFFGHPEVYIIILPGFGIISHIIATFSRKPIFGYLPMVWALIAIGVLGFVVWAHHMYTVGMSLNQQAYFMLATMVIAVPTGVKIFSWIATMWGGSLEFKTPMLWAFGFLFLFTVGGVTGIVLSQAAVDRYYHDTYYVVAHFHYVMSLGAVFCIFAGIYFYLPKMTGRMYPEWAGKLHFWAMFIGANLTFFPQHFLGRQGMPRRYIDYPDAFAYWNAWSSWGAFLSFASFLFFFGVIAYTLTRGARVTANNPWNEYADTLEWTLPSPPPEHTFEQLPKREDWDKAPGH from the coding sequence ATGGCAGACGCAGCCATTCACGGGCACGACCATGAAGACGAGCGTGGATTCTTCACGCGCTGGTTCATGTCCACAAACCACAAAGACATCGGTATCCTGTACCTGATCGTCTCCGCTTTTGTCGGGTTCATTTCTGTCGCCTTCACCGTTTACATGCGGTTGGAGCTGATGGATCCCGGCGTCCAGTACATGTGTATGGAAGGCGCGCGCATGTTCGCCGACGCTTCGGCCACCTGTACGCCCAACGGCCACCTTTGGAACGTTCTGATCACCGGCCACGGCATCCTGATGATGTTCTTCGTGGTGATCCCTGCCCTGTTCGGGGGCTTCGGCAACTACTTCATGCCGTTGCAGATCGGCGCGCCGGACATGGCGTTCCCGCGGATGAACAACCTGTCGTTCTGGCTGTATGTGGCCGGCACATCGCTGGCGATCTGTTCGGTTCTGCTGCCCGGTGGCAACGACCAGGCCGGATCGGGCGTTGGCTGGGTCCTGTATCCGCCGCTGAGCGTCAAGGAAGGCGGCATGTCGATGGATTTCGCGATCTTCGCGGTCCACGTCTCGGGTGCCTCTTCGATCCTTGGTGCGATCAACATGATCACCACCTTCCTGAACATGCGTGCCCCCGGCATGACCCTGTTCAAGGTGCCGCTGTTCAGCTGGTCGATCTTTGTCACAAGCTGGCTGATCCTGTTGTCGCTGCCGGTACTGGCGGGCGCGATCACCATGCTGCTGATGGACCGCAACTTCGGTTTCGCGTTCTTTGATCCTGCAGGCGGTGGCGATCCGGTACTGTACCAGCACATCCTGTGGTTCTTCGGTCACCCCGAAGTGTACATCATCATCCTGCCCGGTTTCGGCATCATCAGCCACATCATCGCGACCTTCTCGCGCAAGCCGATCTTTGGCTATCTGCCAATGGTCTGGGCGTTGATCGCGATCGGTGTTCTGGGCTTTGTCGTCTGGGCGCACCACATGTACACCGTCGGGATGAGCCTCAACCAGCAGGCCTATTTCATGCTGGCCACGATGGTCATCGCGGTGCCGACAGGGGTCAAGATCTTCTCGTGGATCGCGACCATGTGGGGCGGTTCGCTCGAGTTCAAGACACCCATGCTCTGGGCCTTCGGCTTCCTGTTCCTGTTCACCGTCGGCGGTGTGACCGGTATCGTGCTCAGCCAGGCGGCTGTGGACCGGTACTATCACGACACCTACTATGTCGTGGCGCACTTCCACTACGTGATGAGCCTTGGCGCGGTGTTCTGCATCTTTGCGGGTATCTACTTCTACCTGCCCAAGATGACGGGCCGTATGTATCCCGAATGGGCCGGCAAGCTGCACTTCTGGGCGATGTTCATCGGGGCCAACCTGACGTTCTTCCCGCAGCACTTCCTGGGCCGTCAGGGTATGCCACGCCGCTACATCGACTATCCCGACGCGTTCGCCTACTGGAATGCATGGTCGAGCTGGGGCGCGTTCCTGTCCTTTGCATCGTTCCTGTTCTTCTTCGGGGTCATCGCCTACACCCTGACACGCGGCGCGCGCGTCACGGCGAACAACCCGTGGAACGAATACGCCGATACGCTGGAATGGACCCTGCCATCGCCCCCACCGGAGCACACCTTCGAGCAGCTGCCGAAACGTGAGGACTGGGACAAGGCGCCCGGCCACTAA
- a CDS encoding DUF2244 domain-containing protein: MPYEWTSAPHSTPQIMRLWPHQSLPARGMAAFVLTTFTLICIPTLPLLGSPILWGMLPFTMAAVWGIYFALQRNHRARLIEEELVLDRDMARLVRTNPKGDTQEWDCDRYWTQVTKYDDEGPVPHYVTLRGKGREVEIGAFLSEEERIALYEDLQRALKR; this comes from the coding sequence ATGCCTTACGAGTGGACATCAGCCCCCCACAGCACCCCGCAGATCATGCGGTTGTGGCCCCATCAATCCCTGCCCGCGCGGGGCATGGCGGCCTTTGTGCTGACGACCTTTACGCTGATCTGCATTCCTACGCTGCCGCTGCTTGGCTCGCCCATCCTGTGGGGGATGTTGCCGTTTACGATGGCTGCGGTGTGGGGCATCTATTTCGCGCTGCAACGCAACCACCGTGCCCGGCTGATCGAAGAGGAGCTGGTGCTGGACCGCGACATGGCGCGTCTGGTGCGCACCAACCCCAAGGGTGACACGCAGGAGTGGGACTGCGACCGGTACTGGACGCAGGTCACGAAATACGACGATGAAGGGCCGGTGCCGCATTACGTCACCCTGCGCGGGAAGGGCCGCGAGGTCGAGATCGGTGCGTTTCTCAGTGAGGAGGAGCGGATTGCGCTTTACGAAGACCTGCAGCGCGCGCTGAAGCGGTAG
- a CDS encoding GatB/YqeY domain-containing protein has translation MDLRTRINDALKQAMRDKDASRLSTLRLVNAAIKDKDIAARAEGNDEGVGNDDVLAILGKMAKQRVESARAYEEGGRLDLAESERAEIEVIEEFLPRQLDEAETKAAVADAVAETGASSIRDMGKVMGVLKSKYTGRMDFGRVGPMVKDQLSA, from the coding sequence ATGGATCTGCGCACCCGTATCAACGACGCCCTGAAACAGGCGATGAGAGACAAGGACGCCAGCCGGCTGTCCACCCTTCGGCTGGTCAATGCCGCGATCAAGGACAAGGACATCGCCGCGCGTGCCGAAGGCAACGACGAAGGCGTCGGCAATGACGATGTGCTTGCGATCCTTGGCAAAATGGCCAAGCAACGGGTCGAATCCGCCCGCGCCTACGAAGAGGGCGGCAGGCTTGATCTGGCCGAAAGCGAACGGGCCGAGATCGAGGTGATCGAAGAATTCCTGCCCCGCCAGCTGGACGAGGCGGAAACCAAGGCCGCCGTGGCCGATGCCGTTGCCGAAACGGGCGCAAGCTCGATCCGCGATATGGGCAAGGTCATGGGCGTGTTGAAGTCGAAATACACCGGCCGCATGGATTTCGGCCGCGTCGGCCCGATGGTCAAGGACCAGCTCTCGGCCTGA
- the carA gene encoding glutamine-hydrolyzing carbamoyl-phosphate synthase small subunit: MAAAAPTHPTACLALADGSLFYGMGFGATGQTVAEMCFNTAMTGYQEIMTDPSYAGQIVTFTFPHVGNVGTNPEDDETADPVAAGMVVKWMPTDPSNWRAVSHLSDWLAARGRIAIGGIDTRRLTRAIRQQGAPHAALAHNPDGVFDVEALVAAAREFAGLEGMDLAKDVTCAQSYRWNEQRWAWPEGYTPQVDAKHKVVAIDYGAKRNILRCLASAGCEVTVLPASATYEDVIAHQPDGVFLSNGPGDPAATGEYAVPMIRDVLHKTELPVFGICLGHQMLALALGGTTVKMSHGHHGANHPVKDMDTGKVEITSMNHGFAVDSQSLPDGVVETHRSLFDGSNCGIRMEGRPVYSVQHHPEASPGPQDSYYLFERFAEAMAARG; the protein is encoded by the coding sequence ATGGCCGCTGCTGCCCCCACACACCCGACTGCCTGTCTCGCGCTTGCGGATGGATCGCTGTTTTACGGGATGGGGTTCGGCGCGACCGGCCAGACCGTGGCAGAGATGTGTTTCAACACCGCGATGACCGGCTATCAGGAAATCATGACCGATCCGTCCTACGCAGGCCAGATCGTCACCTTTACCTTTCCGCATGTGGGCAACGTCGGCACCAACCCCGAAGACGACGAAACAGCCGATCCGGTTGCGGCGGGCATGGTGGTCAAATGGATGCCGACCGACCCGAGCAACTGGCGCGCGGTCTCGCATCTGTCGGACTGGCTGGCCGCGCGGGGGCGTATCGCCATCGGCGGCATCGACACACGCCGCCTGACCCGTGCGATCCGCCAGCAGGGCGCGCCCCACGCGGCGCTGGCCCACAACCCCGACGGGGTTTTTGATGTCGAGGCGCTGGTGGCGGCAGCGCGCGAATTTGCGGGGCTGGAAGGTATGGATCTGGCGAAGGACGTGACCTGTGCGCAGTCCTATCGCTGGAACGAGCAACGCTGGGCCTGGCCGGAAGGGTACACGCCGCAGGTCGATGCCAAGCACAAGGTCGTGGCGATCGACTATGGCGCCAAGCGCAACATCCTGCGGTGTCTGGCATCTGCGGGGTGCGAGGTGACGGTGCTGCCCGCATCGGCGACCTATGAGGATGTCATCGCGCATCAGCCCGATGGTGTATTTTTGTCGAACGGTCCGGGCGATCCGGCCGCGACGGGGGAATATGCGGTACCGATGATCCGCGACGTGCTGCACAAGACGGAGCTGCCGGTGTTCGGCATCTGCCTCGGCCACCAGATGCTGGCGCTTGCGCTTGGCGGCACCACGGTCAAGATGAGCCACGGCCACCACGGGGCGAACCATCCGGTAAAGGACATGGACACCGGAAAGGTCGAGATTACCTCGATGAATCATGGGTTTGCCGTCGACAGCCAATCCCTGCCCGACGGCGTCGTTGAGACGCACCGGTCCCTGTTTGACGGGTCGAATTGCGGCATCCGCATGGAGGGGCGTCCGGTCTATTCCGTCCAACACCACCCCGAAGCGAGCCCCGGCCCCCAGGACAGCTATTACCTGTTCGAGCGGTTCGCGGAGGCGATGGCGGCGCGGGGGTGA
- a CDS encoding glycosyltransferase family 2 protein yields the protein MSDLRLRLPEPKAAEYLEAPPPFGRLLVNAGIIKQDDLVHALNLQQHVDAPLGEILAAEGLARRSDILAALSRQHQMQLADLAADPPDPRIKAYLPTALCLKYQVVPWMMMGDVLLVATNTPGAFADFQACLGVGGRKVLPVLAQAADIRHAISTLYGDELAERAATRVPAAHSCRTWTATSPLRRVWASLIAGAAIGLTIAAPRMVLTGLLLLALLTLVMTTTLKVLAFGAQMHARFFDRTPPAPEAAAPFRLPRVSVLVPLLNEEEIAGKLIERLSRLTYPKSLLDVVLVLEAQDTVTRKTIARTQMPPWMSVIEVPQASDLTTKPRALNYALDFCRGSVIGVWDAEDCPEPDQIERIVTRFNAAPDNVACLQGRLDYYNPRANWLARCFAIEYATWWRMMLPGVARLGLVVPLGGTTLFFRRPILEKLCGWDAHNVTEDADLGLRLAREGYVTELVETTTFEEANARAWPWIKQRSRWLKGYLITWVVHMRAPGKLMKELGFWRFMGVQALFLATFVQFALAPLLWSFWITLLGVTHPVTSVLGSDLMWHIAVVFLVAEVINLTVSLAAVSGRAHRHLLPFVFTMPFYFTMAAVSSYKALKEMVAQPFYWDKTQHGISLGDEPARAAAPDADAAHHADLQPIRLPLAQLWDSTRCLVAGGGRWSGFIPPDQDAVLPTVVPALPEDLVVPPQEPRA from the coding sequence ATGAGCGATCTGCGCCTGCGTTTGCCCGAACCGAAGGCGGCAGAATATCTGGAGGCCCCGCCGCCCTTTGGCCGATTGCTGGTAAATGCGGGAATCATAAAGCAAGACGACCTTGTCCATGCGCTGAACCTGCAGCAGCATGTGGATGCCCCTTTGGGCGAAATTCTGGCCGCCGAAGGCTTGGCGCGGCGCAGCGATATTCTGGCCGCGCTGTCGCGCCAGCACCAGATGCAACTGGCCGATCTGGCGGCCGATCCCCCCGATCCGCGCATCAAGGCCTATCTGCCCACGGCGCTGTGCCTGAAATATCAGGTGGTCCCGTGGATGATGATGGGGGATGTTTTGCTGGTCGCGACCAACACGCCGGGCGCATTTGCCGATTTTCAGGCCTGTCTGGGCGTCGGCGGACGCAAGGTGTTGCCGGTGCTGGCTCAGGCGGCGGACATCCGGCACGCGATCAGCACGCTTTATGGTGACGAACTTGCCGAACGCGCCGCGACCCGCGTGCCCGCCGCGCATAGCTGCCGGACCTGGACCGCGACATCGCCGTTGCGCCGGGTGTGGGCGAGCCTCATCGCGGGCGCAGCCATCGGCCTGACAATTGCCGCACCGCGCATGGTGCTGACCGGGCTTTTGCTGCTGGCGCTGTTGACGCTGGTGATGACGACAACGCTCAAGGTGCTGGCCTTTGGCGCCCAGATGCACGCGCGGTTTTTCGACCGCACGCCCCCTGCCCCCGAAGCGGCCGCCCCGTTCAGATTGCCGCGGGTGTCGGTGCTGGTGCCGTTGCTGAACGAAGAGGAAATAGCCGGAAAGCTGATCGAGCGGTTGTCGCGGTTGACCTACCCCAAGTCCCTGCTGGACGTGGTTCTGGTGCTGGAAGCGCAGGACACTGTCACGCGCAAGACCATCGCGCGCACCCAGATGCCCCCGTGGATGAGCGTGATTGAAGTGCCGCAAGCCTCTGATCTGACGACAAAACCAAGGGCGCTGAACTATGCGCTGGATTTCTGTCGGGGATCGGTGATCGGGGTCTGGGACGCCGAGGATTGCCCCGAGCCGGACCAGATAGAGCGCATCGTGACACGGTTCAATGCGGCGCCTGACAACGTGGCCTGCCTGCAGGGGCGGCTCGATTACTACAACCCGCGGGCGAACTGGTTGGCGCGGTGTTTTGCCATCGAATATGCCACGTGGTGGCGGATGATGTTGCCCGGCGTCGCGCGGTTGGGGCTGGTGGTGCCATTGGGCGGCACCACGCTGTTTTTCCGCCGGCCCATACTGGAAAAACTGTGCGGTTGGGATGCGCATAATGTGACCGAGGACGCCGATCTGGGCCTGCGGCTGGCCCGTGAGGGATACGTCACGGAGCTGGTCGAGACCACGACCTTCGAGGAGGCCAACGCCCGCGCGTGGCCGTGGATCAAACAACGCTCACGGTGGTTGAAAGGCTATCTCATCACGTGGGTCGTGCACATGCGCGCGCCCGGCAAGCTAATGAAAGAGCTGGGTTTTTGGCGATTCATGGGGGTGCAGGCCCTGTTTCTGGCGACATTCGTGCAATTCGCGCTGGCGCCGCTGCTGTGGTCATTCTGGATCACGCTTCTGGGGGTCACGCATCCGGTGACCAGCGTTCTGGGGTCTGACCTGATGTGGCATATCGCGGTGGTTTTCCTGGTGGCGGAAGTCATCAATCTGACGGTGTCGCTGGCGGCAGTGTCGGGGCGCGCGCACCGGCATTTGCTGCCGTTTGTCTTTACCATGCCGTTCTATTTCACGATGGCGGCCGTCTCGTCCTACAAGGCGCTCAAGGAAATGGTGGCGCAGCCATTTTACTGGGACAAGACGCAGCACGGGATCAGTCTGGGCGACGAACCCGCCCGCGCGGCGGCTCCTGACGCGGACGCGGCCCACCATGCCGATTTGCAGCCCATCCGTCTGCCGCTGGCGCAGCTGTGGGACAGCACCCGCTGTTTGGTGGCGGGCGGCGGTCGGTGGAGCGGTTTCATTCCGCCCGATCAGGATGCCGTTTTGCCGACGGTAGTGCCCGCCTTGCCGGAGGATCTGGTCGTGCCGCCGCAGGAGCCGCGCGCCTAG
- a CDS encoding GntR family transcriptional regulator, translating to MPTRTPSARAPSTDAYSMILEAIDTGIYRPGDRLVESELADRFGVSRTPIREALQRLETQSLLTRDGRSLIVASLDHNQMAELYVVRGELEGLAARLAARHATEEEVRLLREMVEDDNALMDHPAALARANRRFHKQIHLASHNRFLVQQLDLVHRSMALMATTSLAATGRGEIAQQEHDRIVAAIEARDGDAADAALRAHISVAFTTRLKQDADAREPEA from the coding sequence ATGCCCACCCGTACCCCCTCCGCGCGCGCCCCGTCGACCGATGCCTATTCGATGATCCTCGAAGCGATCGACACCGGCATCTACCGCCCCGGCGACCGTCTGGTGGAAAGTGAACTGGCGGACCGGTTCGGCGTGTCGCGCACCCCCATCCGCGAAGCCCTGCAGCGGCTCGAAACCCAATCCCTGCTAACCCGCGACGGGCGCAGCCTGATCGTCGCGTCGCTCGATCATAACCAGATGGCCGAACTCTACGTGGTGCGCGGTGAACTCGAAGGGCTCGCCGCCCGCCTTGCCGCCCGTCACGCCACCGAAGAAGAGGTCCGGCTCCTGCGTGAAATGGTCGAGGACGACAATGCCCTGATGGACCATCCCGCAGCACTGGCCCGCGCCAACCGGCGGTTTCACAAACAGATCCATCTTGCCTCGCACAACCGCTTTCTGGTGCAGCAGCTCGATCTGGTGCACCGCTCGATGGCGTTGATGGCGACAACCTCGCTGGCCGCGACAGGGCGCGGCGAAATCGCCCAGCAGGAACACGACCGCATCGTGGCCGCGATCGAGGCGCGTGACGGCGATGCCGCGGATGCCGCACTGCGGGCGCATATCTCGGTGGCCTTCACCACCCGCCTCAAACAGGACGCAGACGCGCGCGAACCTGAAGCCTAG
- a CDS encoding pyrimidine 5'-nucleotidase: MAKDAFSHVDTWVFDLDNTLYPPSARLFDHIEVRMTDWVMQALDVDQAEANRLRVAYWHRYGTTLAGLMREHDLDPLPYLEDVHDIPMDSLTPDPVLAARIRDLPGRRIVYTNGCAPYAERVLHARGLSGLFDAIYGVEHADFLPKPEAAAFDRVFAQDGITPARAAMFEDEPRNLAVPHALGMRTVHVAPERADAPHVQFHTDDLSVFLDRLTR; encoded by the coding sequence ATGGCCAAAGACGCGTTTTCCCACGTGGACACCTGGGTGTTCGATCTCGACAATACGTTGTATCCGCCCTCGGCGCGGTTGTTCGATCATATCGAGGTGCGCATGACCGATTGGGTGATGCAGGCGCTTGATGTCGATCAGGCCGAAGCAAACCGCTTGCGGGTCGCGTACTGGCACCGCTATGGCACGACGCTGGCGGGGCTGATGCGCGAGCATGATCTGGACCCGCTGCCCTATCTGGAGGATGTGCACGACATCCCGATGGACAGCCTGACCCCCGACCCGGTGCTTGCCGCGCGCATTCGTGACCTGCCGGGGCGGCGCATTGTCTACACCAACGGCTGCGCGCCCTACGCCGAGCGGGTGCTGCATGCGCGGGGTCTGTCGGGGTTGTTTGATGCGATCTACGGTGTGGAGCACGCGGATTTCCTGCCCAAACCCGAAGCGGCGGCCTTTGACCGTGTTTTTGCGCAGGACGGCATCACACCCGCCCGCGCCGCGATGTTCGAGGACGAGCCGCGCAATCTGGCGGTGCCCCATGCCCTGGGCATGCGCACGGTTCACGTGGCCCCCGAACGCGCCGACGCGCCGCATGTGCAATTCCATACCGATGACCTATCTGTGTTTCTGGACAGGCTGACACGGTAA
- a CDS encoding UbiH/UbiF family hydroxylase, producing MTQSCDILISGGGIAGLTAAAAFGTAGFKVICVDPAPRITDGNAKGADLRSTAMLQPARALLARAGVWEALAPHAAALQVMRIIDAGGEVAEPRVTKEFDASDISDEPFGWNFPNWLLIRELVARLEALETVDFRPGVGTTRLFTRTGSAKVSLSEGGPVTARLVIAADGRGSPMRTAAGIGVHTKRYGQKAMVFAVTHPVPHDNVSTEIHRTGGPFTLVPLPDRDGMPCSAVVWMDDGRATMDRMALDAQAFEAAASDRSCHHFGPLTLVSDRQVWPIITQHADRLSAERVALIAEAAHVMPPIGAQGLNMSLTDIATLLDLAEARREGLGDAQMLEAYHKARHSDVRMRVQGIDLLNRASQAQAPLARDARAAGLNALYSAAPVRKILMQMGLGMR from the coding sequence ATGACACAGAGCTGCGATATTCTGATTTCGGGTGGCGGCATTGCCGGGCTGACGGCCGCGGCGGCCTTTGGCACCGCGGGGTTCAAGGTGATCTGTGTCGATCCGGCACCGCGCATCACCGACGGGAACGCCAAGGGCGCCGATCTGCGCTCCACTGCGATGTTGCAACCGGCGCGCGCGTTGCTGGCGCGGGCGGGTGTATGGGAGGCACTGGCCCCCCATGCGGCAGCGTTGCAGGTGATGCGGATCATCGATGCGGGCGGCGAGGTCGCCGAACCGCGGGTGACCAAGGAATTCGACGCATCCGACATTTCGGATGAGCCGTTTGGCTGGAACTTTCCGAACTGGTTGCTGATCCGCGAGCTTGTGGCACGGCTGGAGGCGTTGGAGACTGTTGATTTCCGCCCCGGTGTCGGGACAACGCGGCTGTTTACCCGCACGGGGTCGGCGAAGGTATCGCTGAGCGAGGGCGGGCCGGTCACCGCGCGGTTGGTCATTGCGGCCGACGGGCGCGGATCGCCCATGCGCACAGCGGCGGGGATCGGGGTGCACACCAAACGCTATGGCCAGAAGGCGATGGTGTTTGCGGTGACCCACCCTGTGCCGCATGATAATGTGTCGACGGAAATTCACCGCACGGGGGGGCCTTTCACGCTGGTGCCGCTGCCGGACCGCGACGGGATGCCCTGTTCGGCGGTGGTGTGGATGGACGACGGGCGCGCCACGATGGACCGGATGGCGCTGGATGCACAGGCCTTCGAGGCGGCGGCGTCGGACCGGTCGTGCCACCATTTCGGACCTTTGACGCTGGTCAGCGACCGTCAGGTGTGGCCGATCATCACCCAGCATGCCGATCGGCTGAGCGCGGAGCGGGTGGCGCTGATCGCGGAGGCCGCCCATGTGATGCCACCCATCGGGGCGCAGGGGTTGAACATGTCACTGACCGATATCGCGACGCTGCTGGATCTGGCGGAGGCCCGGCGCGAGGGGCTGGGCGATGCGCAGATGCTGGAGGCATATCACAAGGCACGCCATAGCGATGTGCGGATGCGGGTGCAGGGGATCGATCTGCTGAACCGAGCCAGTCAGGCGCAGGCTCCGCTGGCACGCGATGCGCGCGCCGCGGGGCTGAACGCGCTTTATTCGGCGGCGCCGGTGCGCAAGATACTGATGCAGATGGGCCTTGGCATGCGCTGA